A window from Ardenticatena maritima encodes these proteins:
- a CDS encoding diguanylate cyclase: protein MTWLDSIREAWIAVNPDGEYIEEWNTHAARLLGMRPEHRGKPLAQVFPALGEQVHEARVVHQGVVWRLFRTTDPSTGRLLFLFHEDVPADPHQLIQLLRPLQRRMADISPLTLEAWWAALAAWAQDLPAHDVQMLWVGSEDRTWAYTQLDVPASLATAFTEHVAHSPCVPHSFTVEASLGVVCPRRQHTNLCLAVLIPHSGATPAVLAAWREVAEWVHMTYEAAASTTSILRLDRLLTDLQAIVGMVRHAPLETVWNYLAQRICHAFDADAAYLLRWDVQRDIPVPVAAVGPLAQRYAMLSAKPHRRTLTASVLSANRVIAVEDVFNSPFIDIEVALLFPQRSLLGLPLVHEGQRIGAILLAWDEPRTFSPATVQEADVVRHALSFFLHRALMEQEVHRRVSELETVHQAHGTIATTLDMDEAVCQILEQVQQMVPAHVCMLLLEDETAQNGRTVRLHAALGTGAPLAGQQYPVDAFPPLQTILQDGIPVTHTTREGVGQQEGLPWKDAHTWLGVPLILQGYARGVLAVYRRDAFTFSSSHVRMLTAFARQAATVLENARLYSALRQRAQMLERLYRAAEDLVSKRSPHDILQRLAHHLIATAQCVSCHIGIIEGASLHLIAEVTREDFQPRASLLGRTFPLKELPLLHETITTFTIRTVSKESPELLPRERRAFQRFGVEHALLVPVWGQEQPLGIAVLHFNAPPDHLDEDAVSLLRSLANYTGVVLTNVRYYEQEQRRARQMEALYRATASLLGTLDMDELLDEILGAAMRAIPSAEKGTLALADETGQLRVHAVRGYHDLHVRNMVMPETGYAAKSAREALSLLIEDVDALEDVFYEGDIAEVQAVKSGIVVPLVYGDRVYGVISLDATQKFAFTRDDLEMLRTFAITATAAIHNALLYADVQQMALTDDLTQVWNRRGFFDIARREFHRAQRYNRPLSALMVDLDYFKRVNDTYGHFVGDQVLARFAHVIVHHVRDVDIVGRYGGEEFMVLMPEATLEQAVQVAERLRETIAQTRLETDVGAIQVTASLGVAALRDEDTAFQDILRRADQALYKAKEAGRNRVAWEA from the coding sequence GTGACGTGGCTTGACTCTATTCGTGAAGCGTGGATTGCCGTCAATCCAGATGGTGAGTACATTGAAGAGTGGAATACACACGCCGCCCGCTTGTTGGGTATGCGGCCTGAACACCGTGGAAAGCCCCTGGCGCAGGTCTTCCCTGCGCTGGGGGAACAGGTGCATGAGGCGCGGGTGGTGCATCAAGGCGTGGTGTGGCGTCTTTTTCGTACCACCGACCCGTCAACAGGGCGTCTCCTCTTCCTGTTCCACGAGGATGTCCCCGCCGACCCACACCAACTCATCCAGTTGTTGAGACCCCTGCAACGCCGCATGGCGGACATTTCGCCGCTCACGCTGGAGGCATGGTGGGCGGCTCTCGCGGCGTGGGCGCAAGACCTGCCGGCGCACGATGTGCAGATGCTCTGGGTGGGAAGTGAAGACCGCACATGGGCCTATACCCAGCTTGATGTGCCCGCCTCGCTGGCAACCGCTTTCACCGAGCATGTTGCCCATTCGCCATGTGTTCCTCACTCGTTTACGGTAGAAGCGTCGCTTGGCGTTGTCTGCCCCCGTCGTCAGCACACCAATTTGTGCCTGGCGGTGCTCATTCCCCATTCTGGCGCAACGCCGGCTGTCCTGGCGGCTTGGCGTGAAGTCGCCGAGTGGGTGCATATGACCTACGAGGCCGCCGCAAGCACCACGAGCATCTTGCGGCTTGATAGATTGCTGACGGATTTGCAAGCCATTGTCGGCATGGTGCGGCATGCTCCCCTCGAAACCGTCTGGAATTATCTCGCGCAGCGCATCTGCCATGCGTTTGATGCGGATGCCGCCTACCTGCTACGCTGGGACGTGCAGCGTGATATCCCTGTGCCTGTCGCGGCGGTAGGGCCCTTGGCACAGCGATATGCGATGTTGTCCGCAAAGCCGCATCGCCGCACGCTGACGGCTTCAGTCCTCAGCGCCAATCGGGTCATTGCTGTTGAAGATGTCTTCAATTCCCCTTTCATTGATATTGAAGTGGCATTGCTGTTTCCGCAGCGTTCATTGTTAGGATTGCCGCTTGTTCACGAAGGGCAACGGATTGGCGCCATTTTGCTGGCGTGGGATGAACCACGCACATTTTCGCCCGCCACCGTCCAGGAAGCCGACGTTGTGCGCCATGCACTCAGTTTCTTTTTGCATCGTGCGCTGATGGAGCAGGAAGTGCATCGCCGCGTCAGCGAGTTGGAGACGGTGCATCAAGCACACGGTACCATTGCAACCACGCTGGATATGGACGAAGCCGTCTGCCAGATTTTGGAGCAGGTGCAGCAGATGGTGCCGGCGCATGTGTGCATGTTGTTGTTGGAAGATGAGACAGCACAAAACGGGCGCACTGTGCGCTTGCATGCCGCGCTGGGGACAGGTGCGCCGCTTGCGGGGCAACAGTATCCGGTTGATGCGTTTCCGCCTTTGCAAACCATCTTGCAAGATGGCATTCCTGTGACGCATACAACACGCGAAGGCGTTGGACAGCAGGAAGGCTTGCCCTGGAAAGATGCGCACACATGGCTTGGCGTTCCGCTCATTTTGCAAGGATATGCGCGTGGGGTGCTGGCGGTCTATCGGCGCGATGCGTTCACCTTTTCCAGTTCGCACGTGCGCATGCTCACCGCATTTGCACGTCAGGCGGCGACTGTTTTGGAAAATGCCCGCCTCTACTCCGCATTGCGCCAGCGCGCCCAAATGCTTGAACGCTTGTACCGCGCCGCGGAAGATTTGGTCTCGAAGCGTTCGCCGCATGATATTTTGCAGCGTCTGGCGCACCACCTTATCGCAACAGCACAATGTGTGAGCTGTCATATTGGTATCATCGAAGGCGCGTCGCTGCATTTGATCGCCGAAGTCACACGTGAGGATTTTCAGCCGCGGGCTTCGCTTTTGGGGCGCACATTCCCGCTGAAAGAGTTGCCGCTTTTGCACGAGACCATCACCACATTCACCATTCGCACGGTCTCCAAGGAAAGCCCCGAATTATTGCCGCGTGAGCGGCGTGCGTTTCAACGGTTTGGTGTAGAGCACGCGCTACTGGTGCCGGTGTGGGGGCAAGAACAGCCGTTGGGGATTGCCGTCTTGCACTTCAATGCCCCCCCTGACCATTTGGATGAAGACGCCGTCTCCCTCTTGCGTAGTCTGGCGAACTACACCGGCGTGGTGTTGACAAATGTGCGCTACTACGAGCAGGAACAACGCCGCGCGCGTCAGATGGAGGCGCTGTATCGCGCCACCGCCTCGTTGCTGGGGACGCTCGATATGGATGAATTGCTTGACGAAATTCTTGGCGCTGCGATGCGTGCGATTCCCAGTGCTGAAAAAGGCACATTGGCATTGGCGGATGAAACAGGGCAATTGCGTGTGCATGCCGTGCGTGGGTATCACGACCTGCATGTGCGGAACATGGTCATGCCGGAGACCGGGTATGCCGCCAAATCAGCGCGCGAGGCGCTTTCCTTGCTCATTGAAGATGTTGATGCGCTCGAAGATGTTTTCTACGAGGGCGATATAGCCGAAGTGCAAGCCGTCAAGTCGGGGATTGTGGTGCCGCTGGTCTATGGCGATCGTGTGTATGGCGTGATCTCACTGGACGCGACTCAAAAATTCGCGTTTACACGTGATGACTTGGAGATGTTGCGCACATTCGCGATTACAGCAACGGCCGCCATTCACAATGCGTTGTTGTATGCGGATGTGCAGCAAATGGCGCTCACCGATGACCTGACGCAGGTTTGGAATCGGCGGGGCTTTTTCGATATTGCCAGGCGTGAGTTTCACCGCGCACAACGCTACAATCGCCCGCTCAGCGCGCTGATGGTGGACCTGGACTACTTCAAACGGGTCAACGACACCTACGGGCATTTTGTTGGCGACCAGGTGCTGGCGCGCTTCGCGCATGTGATTGTCCACCATGTGCGGGATGTGGATATTGTGGGGCGCTATGGTGGTGAAGAGTTTATGGTGCTCATGCCCGAAGCAACGCTCGAACAAGCCGTACAGGTTGCCGAGCGGTTGCGTGAAACGATTGCACAAACGCGTCTTGAAACCGATGTTGGCGCGATACAAGTGACGGCAAGCCTTGGGGTGGCTGCTCTGCGCGATGAGGATACCGCTTTCCAAGACATTCTGCGCCGCGCGGATCAGGCGCTTTACAAAGCCAAGGAAGCGGGACGCAATCGGGTGGCGTGGGAGGCGTAG
- a CDS encoding pentapeptide repeat-containing protein, whose translation MVQPNAEKPAGEKIILTRQEVLSAASMAYGEGRAPDFSNQHLDGLNLSSSTLEQANFQGASLLGTVLVDSNLTGAHFEGAMLFKADLYAATANECDFTEAKLIGANLRRARLFQAILRDVDARGANLSAANLRQAILDNADLSSAVLQMAVLFKASLQNTNFQGANLHNANLSTAVATAANFQEANMNEADLRGAILDHALLNNAKLVRAHLVGASLSNASAQGADFSHANLSGAILHKARLNSANFTNASLRWADLTDADLTNAILTGATLRGARYNANTKWPEGFTPPASAVKVG comes from the coding sequence ATGGTGCAACCAAACGCAGAAAAGCCAGCAGGCGAAAAAATCATCCTTACCCGCCAGGAAGTGCTCTCGGCGGCTTCCATGGCTTACGGCGAAGGGCGCGCCCCTGATTTCAGCAACCAGCACCTGGACGGGCTCAACCTGAGCAGCAGCACACTTGAGCAAGCCAACTTCCAAGGGGCGTCGTTGCTGGGCACAGTGCTGGTGGATAGCAATCTCACCGGCGCTCATTTTGAAGGCGCTATGCTTTTCAAAGCCGATTTGTACGCGGCGACGGCGAACGAATGCGACTTCACCGAAGCCAAACTGATTGGCGCCAACTTGCGCCGCGCCCGTCTTTTCCAAGCCATTCTGCGCGACGTGGACGCCCGCGGCGCCAATCTCAGCGCAGCCAATCTCCGCCAAGCCATTCTCGATAACGCCGATTTGAGTAGCGCCGTGTTGCAAATGGCGGTTCTTTTCAAAGCCTCGTTGCAAAACACCAATTTTCAAGGCGCCAATTTGCACAACGCCAACCTTAGCACGGCTGTTGCGACAGCGGCCAATTTCCAGGAGGCAAACATGAACGAAGCCGATTTGCGCGGCGCTATTCTCGACCATGCTCTGCTCAACAACGCCAAACTGGTGCGCGCCCACCTGGTTGGCGCCAGCCTCAGCAACGCTTCTGCACAAGGGGCTGATTTCAGCCACGCCAACCTCTCAGGCGCGATTCTGCACAAAGCGCGCCTCAACAGCGCCAATTTCACCAACGCTTCGCTCCGGTGGGCGGATTTGACCGACGCGGATTTGACCAACGCGATCTTGACAGGTGCAACACTGCGCGGCGCACGCTACAACGCCAACACCAAGTGGCCCGAAGGGTTTACCCCGCCTGCAAGCGCCGTCAAGGTTGGCTAA